The Amblyomma americanum isolate KBUSLIRL-KWMA chromosome 6, ASM5285725v1, whole genome shotgun sequence genome has a window encoding:
- the LOC144095623 gene encoding uncharacterized protein LOC144095623 translates to MLQSAFTVASRGGCEVLCCVPSAVVPAILRARNSSQAWDPTHRPPFAALTSVLCCQRPASIGPCVLPAFGCVIPPDPFMLKTKSCMEVVQATKLRVIFAMDLEQAGKLVDDQWYSLSKGEGKS, encoded by the exons atgcttcaaagcgcgttcactgttgCGAGTCGcggaggatgcgaggtgctctg ttgcgtgccatcagctgtggtgccggcgattctccgagctcgaaactcttcccaggcatgggatcctacccacagacctcccttcgccgcactcacgagtgttctttg ttgccagcggccagcatctattgggccatgcgtgcttcctgccttcggctgtgtcatccctcctgatccgttcatg ctaaagaccaagagttgcatggaagttgtgcaagccaccaagttgcgtgtgatttttgccatggacctggagcaggctggaaAATTAGTGGATgaccagtggtattcactcagtaag ggcgAAGGCAAATCctaa